The proteins below come from a single Oncorhynchus tshawytscha isolate Ot180627B linkage group LG22, Otsh_v2.0, whole genome shotgun sequence genomic window:
- the LOC112222352 gene encoding scavenger receptor cysteine-rich type 1 protein M130 yields MWFLLLLWYASSPHLSSTQVEDRLILQGGDGPCEGYVEVFHDGKWGIVGDQKWQLNNEKVICKSIGCGTSISSKDLLLKKVRSTTWMNEVECNGNEKYLWDCMFPGWNRSSNTKDTVKKITCSDKIQLELESLPGVRCAGTLRYKKMLMGKVKETGYFCNPKWDKKQADIVCEHLKCGQSKGLPPARMFSQIENPVVLKPTHCSNTEHQKHIWQCITSPKVVCTEPVSVICSDHHNFRLQGGSNVCSGQLEVEEDEGVWKPVCQSQYKLNKSRDDLCSHMRCGKSHSQENMVCDSSKNISLDCTDKINISLLKDDQSQNVNHCFGSVHFNHSGTLEAVCSTNWDEKDGRVVCRELGCGEVVLVGSGSKLQKDGKHDLVDCKDSEASLWHCLAMHNKNPTSCRKASVLCSGSVKVRLSDGPGRCAGRVEIQHEGVWKSVRESNWKEENSKVICNQMICGDALANTDSFIQGTSQVLSNEVICTSNSKSISNCIKSTKKQPQQQDTNKMLICQEHAVVFLTGDCSGKVGIEQAGKTYWLSGSNATFDRQTAMVVCQQMDCGDATSFTFESSSGTTDLWKYSYNCLEGKKSLFDCERSKHLSNHSIVSVVCSGSKTVRLKVDTKDEGKCWGKVEVCLDGACGGVCEDAWTDKKSDMLCKDLDCGSAIYPLSFLRKSQSALNKITISSVHRTQQTTNISQCNMVKNVDQSYCKDKPAYVVCSGSVKARLMEHRDRCSGNVQVFYQGNWSPVCKTALNNKDVQNTICREQGCGHGVKPLSFFGPSSANSGAVVSGLTCSANSNSSAECTVTVAKTNNQQCALGGLQCSEWRRMMLKLGNGTCEGYVFVYSEADSRAVSSDGWTETESKVLCKDLGCGAYIKHTAKEKADYHDLLWGKKYSCKGETISIWDCELNDRPSLNQSIYLQCQDDLTASLGETGDCSGKVLLNNLPVCYDNWSESHSKIVCQEQQCSNSISFEEIDKGSRGDAHFVSCIGSESYLGQCKTRRGRCGRGLVSVSCAGGVKFNSTQKCGGNIKVFYRGTWESVCLPNMFSQEGRLLCKELGCGIPQRLRPDQIEQSEEKKDGKIIPETSLKCSNENRNLQHCVIKKNECKRPGVIYCEDYPIKVPIPPIPINKYVGLSLGLLSLVMVVALCFFMRRRFVTRFKSRFSTRKVSAFESGDYEDVETNGSELFGPMEMRDLKSHESESGGDKENGRRSTASSLSYDDIAKEENVPAQPASSGEDGTSSPGPGAGPSATHEHATYEVEEDQQESYDDVVSMITPTETREEIAEVHERPKPKCLAIHDDEDYLEPDGQK; encoded by the exons ATGTGGTTCCTCCTACTGCTCTGGTATGCATCATCCCCACACCTGTCCTCCACTCAAG TGGAAGACAGGTTGATCCTGCAGGGTGGGGATGGTCCATGTGAGGGCTATGTTGAAGTCTTCCATGATGGGAAATGGGGTATTGTTGGTGACCAGAAATGGCAGCTGAATAATGAGAAGGTCATCTGCAAGAGCATCGGCTGTGGGACATCCATAAGCTCTAAAGACCTTCTGTTGAAGAAGGTTAGGTCTACCACATGGATGAACGAGGTGGAGTGCAATGGAAATGAGAAGTATCTATGGGACTGCATGTTTCCTGGGTGGAACAGAAGCTCTAATACCAAAGATACAGTCAAAAAAATCACATGTTCGG ATAAGATTCAGCTTGAGCTTGAGAGTTTGCCTGGGGTTAGATGTGCTGGAACTCTCAGGTACAAAAAAATGTTAATGGGGAAGGTCAAAGAAACGGGCTACTTTTGTAATCCGAAATGGG ATAAAAAGCAGGCTGATATTGTGTGTGAACATCTCAAATGTGGCCAATCTAAAGGTCTCCCACCAGCCAGAATGTTCTCACAAATTGAGAATCCTGTGGTCCTCAAACCTACACATTGCAGCAACACAGAGCATCAGAAACATATCTGGCAATGTATAACCAGTCCTAAAGTGGTATGTACAGAACCTGTCTCCGTGATTTGCTCAG ATCATCACAACTTTCGTTTACAAGGTGGAAGCAATGTCTGTTCTGGACAGTTGGAAGTGGAAGAGGATGAAGGTGTTTGGAAACCTGTATGCCAAAGCCAATACAAGCTGAACAAATCAAGAGATGATCTCTGCTCACACATGCGGTGTGGCAAAAGTCACAGTCAGGAAAACATGGTCTGTGACAGTTCCAAAAACATCTCACTGGATTGTACAG ACAAAATCAACATATCCCTGTTGAAAGATGACCAAAGCCAGAATGTCAATCATTGTTTTGGGTCAGTACACTTCAACCACTCTGGCACCCTGGAGGCTGTGTGTTCTACTAATTGGGATGAGAAGGATGGACGAGTCGTGTGCCGAGAGTTGGGTTGTGGAGAGGTTGTGTTAGTCGGCTCTGGGAGTAAACTCCAGAAAGATGGAAAGCATGACCTAGTAGATTGCAAAGACTCTGAGGCTTCACTGTGGCACTGTCTGGCCATGCACAATAAGAACCCAACCTCATGCAGGAAAGCCAGTGTCCTCTGCTCAG GTAGTGTGAAAGTGCGTTTGTCAGATGGCCCTGGGAGGTGTGCTGGAAGAGTAGAGATTCAGCATGAAGGAGTGTGGAAGAGCGTCCGTGAAAGCAACTGGAAGGAGGAAAACTCCAAAGTGATTTGCAATCAAATGATTTGTGGTGATGCTTTGGCTAATACTGATTCCTTCATTCAAGGAACAAGTCAAGTATTGAGCAATGAGGTGATCTGTACTAGTAACTCTAAATCTATCTCTAACTGTATCAAGTCAACCAAGAAACAGCCACAACAACAGGATACAAACAAGATGTTAATCTGccaag AGCATGCAGTGGTGTTTCTGACAGGGGACTGCTCTGGCAAGGTGGGCATAGAGCAAGCTGGGAAGACTTACTGGCTGTCTGGGTCTAACGCCACTTTTGATCGTCAAACTGCcatggtggtgtgtcaacagatGGACTGTGGGGATGCTACCTCATTTACCTTTGAATCCAGTAGTGGAACCACTGATTTGTGGAAATACTCTTACAACTGCCTGGAAGGGAAAAAATCCCTTTTTGACTGTGAGCGGAGTAAGCATCTGTCAAACCACAGTATAGTCTCTGTCGTCTGCTCAG GTAGTAAAACAGTACGCCTGAAAGTTGACACTAAAGACGAGGGAAAATGCTGGGGAAAGGTGGAGGTGTGCCTCGACGGAGCGTGTGGAGGTGTTTGTGAGGATGCCTGGACGGATAAGAAGTCCGACATGTTGTGTAAAGACTTGGATTGTGGATCAGCCATCTATCCTCTGTCCTTCCTGAGAAAATCACAATCAGCTTTAAACAAAATCACCATCAGCAGTGTGCACAGAACCCAGCAGACAACTAACATCAGTCAGTGCAACATGGTCAAAAACGTTGACCAGTCTTACTGTAAGGACAAGCCAGCCTATGTTGTTTGTTCAG GAAGTGTCAAGGCCAGGCTAATGGAGCATAGAGACAGATGCTCGGGTAACGTACAGGTGTTCTACCAAGGAAATTGGAGCCCTGTCTGTAAGACTGCCCTAAACAACAAAGATGTCCAAAACACTATATGCCGAGAGCAGGGTTGTGGACATGGTGTCAAACCTCTCTCGTTCTTTGGCCCTTCATCTGCAAACAGTGGGGCTGTTGTGTCAGGCCTCACCTGTAGTGCAAACAGCAATTCTTCGGCAGAGTGCACAGTTACAGTTGCTAAGACCAACAACCAACAATGTGCCCTCGGTGGTCTCCAATGCTCTG AATGGAGGAGAATGATGTTGAAGCTAGGGAACGGGACTTGTGAAGGGTACGTGTTTGTGTACAGTGAAGCAGACAGTCGGGCTGTCAGCAGCGATGgttggactgagacagagagcaaggttTTGTGCAAAGACTTGGGCTGTGGAGCCTACATAAAACATACTGCTAAGGAAAAGGCAGATTATCATGATCTCTTGTGGGGGAAGAAGTACAGCTGTAAAGGGGAGACAATCAGCATCTGGGACTGTGAACTAAACGACAGGCCCTCTCTAAACCAGTCGATCTACTTACAGTGCCAAG ATGATCTCACAGCAAGCCTGGGAGAAACAGGTGACTGCTCTGGGAAGGTGCTGTTAAATAACTTGCCAGTGTGTTATGATAACTGGAGTGAGAGTCACTCCAAAATAGTATGTCAAGAGCAGCAGTGTAGCAACAGCATCTCATTCGAAGAAATCGACAAAGGAAGTCGAGGTGATGCACATTTCGTCAGCTGCATTGGCTCGGAGTCCTATCTCGGACAGTGCAAAACAAGAAGAGGAAGGTGTGGTAGAGGATTGGTTTCTGTGTCCTGTGCAG gtGGTGTGAAATTCAATTCAACTCAGAAATGTGGAGGGAACATTAAGGTATTTTATCGAGGCACCTGGGAGTCGGTATGTCTACCGAATATGTTCTCACAAGAAGGTCGATTACTTTGCAAAGAGCTAGGATGTGGCATTCCTCAAAGACTCCGACCGGATCAGATTGAACAGTCAGAAGAGAAAAAAGACGGAAAAATAATACCAGAGACATCTCTCAAATGTTCCAATGAGAATCGCAATTTACAGCACTGCGTCATCAAGAAGAATGAATGTAAAAGACCTGGTGTAATCTACTGTGAAG ATTATCCAATCAAAGTGCCCATTCCCCCGATCCCCATCAACAAGTATGTTGGTCTTTCCCTTGGACTGTTGTCTCTGGTCATGGTCGTTGCCCTCTGTTTCTTCATGCGAAGACGATTTGTAACCAGGTTCAAGT CGAGATTCTCAACGAGAAAAGTGTCTGCTTTTGAGAGTGGAGACTATGAGGACGTGGAAACCAACGGAAGTGAACTATTTGGACCAATGGAAATGAGAGATTTGAAAAGCCACG AATCAGAGAGTGGCGGAGACAAAGAGAATGGCCGGCGAAGTACTGCGTCTTCCCTGTCTTATGATGACATTGCTAAGGAGGAGAATGTCCCAGCTCAACCAGCAtccagtggagaagatggaaccAGTAGCCCAGGCCCAGGTGCTGGACCTTCTGCTACCCATG AACATGCTACCTACGAGGTGGAGGAAGATCAACAGGAGAGCTACGATGATGTGGTGTCAATGATCACACCAACTGAGACCAGAGAGGAGATTGCAGAGGTCCATGAGAGACCCAAGCCCAAATGCCTGGCGATCCATGATGACGAGGATTACCTGGAGCCTGATGGTCAGAAGTGA